One Succinivibrio dextrinosolvens DNA window includes the following coding sequences:
- a CDS encoding RnfABCDGE type electron transport complex subunit D, whose product MNITQSQGVVKKILGIETAPHLKGKMTTQLIMGCVLFALLPALMVQVYFFGYGILWQFLICEITALICEIIVALLRHRSISTAVGDLSATVTAMILAFTLPPLLQCYYTVVATVFAIIVVKSVFGGLGHNIFNPAMAGFIFIVISCPAAMSNAWIVPAPAAYTQATLSATQQVIFNKADPVNLRNLVEGLNLSENTHDEDNDLSISSIVDSFSGATYLENIKSARKTSSLDLLPGHDFTLGNYKAYMALAVAYCIGGLILFAFKIIILRMVVAFFASFIFFQWILNHFFPGNYLNVEDGLFFGGTMLAAFFIITDPVTNAGTSKGRIYFSVFVAFLIVILRAYGSYSDAVAFAVLLGNACAPLIDVMTSRRPYGVGYKKGGFQ is encoded by the coding sequence ATGAATATAACCCAGTCACAGGGTGTGGTAAAAAAAATCCTAGGAATAGAAACCGCACCTCATCTCAAAGGGAAGATGACCACCCAGCTGATTATGGGCTGTGTCCTGTTTGCCCTGCTGCCAGCTCTGATGGTTCAGGTATACTTTTTTGGCTACGGCATTCTCTGGCAGTTTTTAATCTGTGAGATAACCGCTCTTATCTGCGAGATAATTGTAGCCCTGCTGCGTCACCGCAGCATCTCCACAGCCGTAGGTGATCTCTCCGCCACCGTAACCGCTATGATTCTGGCCTTTACTCTGCCACCATTACTTCAGTGCTATTACACTGTAGTAGCCACTGTCTTTGCAATCATCGTGGTTAAATCCGTCTTCGGTGGTTTAGGACACAATATCTTCAACCCTGCTATGGCTGGCTTTATTTTTATTGTTATCTCCTGCCCTGCTGCCATGAGCAACGCCTGGATCGTACCGGCACCTGCCGCCTATACTCAGGCCACTCTATCAGCAACCCAGCAGGTGATTTTTAATAAAGCTGATCCGGTTAACCTCAGAAATCTGGTGGAGGGGTTAAATCTTTCTGAAAACACTCATGATGAGGATAACGATCTGAGCATCAGTTCAATAGTAGACAGCTTCAGCGGTGCCACCTATCTTGAGAATATCAAGTCTGCCCGCAAGACCTCATCCTTAGATCTGCTGCCAGGTCACGATTTTACTCTTGGAAACTACAAGGCCTATATGGCACTTGCTGTTGCCTACTGCATAGGCGGACTTATCCTCTTTGCCTTTAAGATTATTATCCTGCGTATGGTAGTGGCTTTCTTTGCCTCCTTTATATTCTTCCAGTGGATTCTAAATCATTTCTTCCCTGGCAATTACCTGAATGTAGAAGACGGTCTGTTCTTTGGCGGTACCATGCTGGCAGCATTCTTCATCATCACCGATCCGGTTACCAATGCAGGGACCTCCAAAGGCCGAATTTATTTTTCAGTCTTTGTGGCCTTTTTGATTGTAATTCTAAGAGCCTACGGCTCCTATTCTGATGCGGTTGCCTTCGCAGTCCTCTTAGGCAACGCCTGTGCACCTTTAATTGATGTCATGACCTCTCGAAGACCTTATGGTGTAGGTTATAAAAAGGGAGGATTTCAGTAA
- a CDS encoding RnfABCDGE type electron transport complex subunit B — MILELKFILILASVLLVLGLILSYLSTLADKKEDSAEKRIEMLLPGINCGQCGFPGCNAYAKALADKKAAPNLCRPAGAEVAKQLGVLVGDTNATYGDYEEQLFSPRMVAYIHENSCTGCGKCKRKCPVDAIAGVLKDAHMVDPDLCIGCDDCINTCPENCIEKIRLDHDLSHFNWNIHSVQIKSGS; from the coding sequence ATGATACTTGAATTAAAGTTTATCCTGATTTTAGCTTCAGTACTTTTGGTATTAGGGCTAATTCTTTCATACCTTTCTACCCTTGCAGATAAAAAAGAGGACAGTGCCGAAAAACGAATTGAAATGCTGCTTCCAGGTATCAACTGCGGACAGTGCGGATTCCCTGGCTGTAATGCCTATGCCAAGGCCCTGGCTGATAAAAAGGCAGCCCCAAACCTCTGCCGTCCTGCAGGTGCCGAGGTTGCCAAACAGTTAGGTGTTCTGGTTGGTGATACCAACGCTACCTATGGTGATTACGAGGAACAGCTTTTCTCTCCTCGTATGGTTGCCTATATTCATGAGAACAGCTGCACCGGCTGCGGTAAATGCAAGCGCAAGTGTCCAGTAGATGCCATTGCAGGTGTACTCAAGGATGCCCATATGGTTGATCCGGACCTGTGTATCGGCTGTGATGACTGTATCAATACCTGTCCTGAGAACTGTATTGAAAAGATTCGTCTTGATCATGATTTATCTCATTTCAACTGGAATATTCACTCAGTCCAGATTAAGAGCGGAAGTTAA
- a CDS encoding RnfABCDGE type electron transport complex subunit G produces the protein MNKNLETVLDTNTNDTGSTNTGNDKNKKKKYKYSRTARAILSGLSLAFVASLCVGMIMYTSESTEQMRENNRANSLKAKINSLLPDDARGDNIRLTCYTIQKSKNVGHNQKLYIASKDLEIKGYIMTYSTSLGYSDPLVMIAGFTPDKKVYKADIYFSQETPGLGDKVDRDHGNFLDQLSGHSLLTANWDVKKNGGDFDFITGSTVTSRATVIATYQALKELNSFDIRSLKKCKVK, from the coding sequence ATGAATAAAAATCTTGAAACGGTATTAGATACCAATACCAATGATACCGGCTCAACAAATACCGGTAACGACAAAAATAAGAAAAAGAAGTACAAATATTCAAGAACAGCCAGAGCAATCCTCTCAGGTCTTTCTCTAGCCTTTGTTGCCTCATTATGTGTAGGTATGATTATGTATACCTCAGAGAGCACTGAACAGATGAGAGAAAACAACCGAGCTAATTCTCTTAAGGCAAAAATCAACAGTCTGCTTCCTGATGATGCCCGTGGAGATAATATCAGGCTTACCTGCTATACCATACAGAAAAGCAAAAACGTAGGTCATAATCAGAAGCTTTATATTGCCTCTAAAGATCTGGAAATCAAAGGCTATATCATGACCTACTCCACCTCCTTGGGTTATTCTGATCCTCTGGTGATGATTGCCGGCTTTACACCTGATAAAAAGGTTTACAAGGCTGATATCTATTTTTCACAGGAAACCCCTGGACTTGGTGATAAGGTAGACAGAGACCATGGAAACTTTTTAGATCAGCTCTCAGGACATTCGCTTTTAACAGCCAACTGGGATGTAAAGAAAAACGGTGGTGATTTTGATTTTATTACAGGCTCCACCGTCACCTCCAGAGCGACTGTAATTGCCACCTATCAGGCTTTAAAGGAATTAAACAGCTTTGATATCCGTTCACTTAAAAAATGCAAGGTGAAGTAA
- the rsxC gene encoding electron transport complex subunit RsxC produces MSSNQLQKIIKAKIWKFFGGIKPKEMKDTSESRIEDLGLPSIICLPIDRHLGKEGEILVNVGDHVKKGQPLTKASGRLVPVHASTSGTINAISKEVLPHPSGYTGLCITIKPDGNDECVDLDPMPDWELKSNKELLDRIHNYGVEGLGGAQFQTDFKIKSALDDSQTGCNVLIINGAECEPVITCDDRIMQEQASDIALGIQILKKILNPKITVVAIEDNKPQAISAMKTACEGIAEIRVIPTKYPSGAARNLIKIITGIEIPYSVHTSECGIVVNNVGTVLSVKEAVVDGMPVISRVVTVAGESMKKTGNVRVRLGSSVRFVLSSYNLSPEFHQRVILGGPMMGFTLPTIDVPITKSANCILAPTTAEIPLLKQPQNCIRCGRCARVCPSRLVPYQMYNQSKAKNHAACLKAGITDCTLCGACAYVCPSFIPLTSQFRYEQAVEKHIRDAERRNLVAKQRMKLKEERLEAEAKERQAKKEAALARIKAQKEAEANMSPEELAAARAKALEEAKAKARERKEAILAQKQQQQKDGSDDVSALKRLKDSQDKAIAIARHQGHIEKPAPEVPETTIEQQVANAQLEEKDILPQVLKKNASGRLEELKVILHEAPAVQAHELKLVGLPPDDSRQNPEPKKVIPQVLMSAQEEKKEVNILPEIFRKKTLRSKR; encoded by the coding sequence ATGTCCTCTAATCAGTTACAGAAAATTATCAAAGCAAAAATCTGGAAGTTCTTTGGCGGTATTAAGCCTAAAGAGATGAAGGATACTTCAGAGAGCAGAATAGAAGATCTTGGTCTGCCATCCATCATCTGTCTTCCAATTGACAGACATCTTGGCAAGGAAGGAGAGATTCTGGTCAATGTAGGTGATCATGTCAAAAAAGGACAGCCTCTGACCAAAGCCTCTGGCAGACTGGTTCCTGTACATGCCTCAACCTCCGGCACCATCAATGCCATTTCAAAAGAGGTTCTGCCTCACCCTAGCGGATACACGGGACTTTGCATCACCATCAAACCTGACGGTAACGATGAATGTGTTGATCTTGATCCGATGCCTGACTGGGAGCTTAAATCCAATAAAGAGCTTTTAGACAGAATCCATAACTATGGAGTTGAAGGTTTAGGCGGAGCTCAGTTCCAGACTGACTTTAAGATTAAATCAGCCTTAGATGATTCCCAGACCGGATGTAATGTACTTATCATCAACGGTGCTGAATGTGAACCTGTTATTACCTGTGATGATCGAATCATGCAGGAGCAGGCCTCAGATATTGCACTTGGTATACAGATTCTTAAAAAGATATTAAATCCAAAGATTACCGTGGTTGCCATTGAGGATAACAAGCCTCAGGCCATCTCCGCCATGAAGACTGCCTGTGAGGGTATTGCCGAAATCCGTGTTATTCCAACCAAATACCCATCAGGAGCCGCACGTAATCTTATCAAGATTATCACCGGTATTGAGATCCCATACTCAGTCCATACCTCAGAGTGCGGTATTGTGGTTAACAATGTGGGAACCGTTCTCTCTGTCAAGGAAGCCGTTGTAGATGGTATGCCAGTAATCTCCCGTGTGGTTACCGTTGCAGGCGAGAGTATGAAGAAAACCGGCAATGTTCGTGTACGTCTTGGCTCTTCAGTACGTTTTGTACTAAGCTCCTACAACCTCTCTCCTGAGTTTCATCAGAGAGTGATTCTTGGTGGTCCAATGATGGGCTTTACCCTTCCTACTATTGATGTACCTATTACCAAGAGTGCCAACTGTATTCTTGCTCCAACCACAGCAGAAATACCTTTATTAAAACAGCCTCAGAACTGTATCCGCTGCGGTCGCTGTGCCCGTGTCTGCCCTAGCCGTCTGGTTCCATATCAGATGTACAATCAGTCAAAAGCTAAAAACCATGCCGCCTGTCTTAAGGCCGGTATTACCGATTGTACCTTGTGCGGTGCCTGTGCCTATGTCTGTCCATCATTTATACCTTTAACCTCACAGTTCAGATATGAACAGGCAGTCGAAAAACACATCCGAGATGCTGAAAGACGCAATCTTGTGGCAAAACAGAGAATGAAGCTCAAAGAGGAGCGTCTTGAGGCTGAAGCAAAGGAGAGACAGGCTAAGAAAGAGGCTGCTCTTGCCAGAATCAAGGCTCAGAAGGAAGCTGAGGCTAATATGTCTCCTGAGGAGCTTGCCGCAGCTCGTGCTAAAGCCTTAGAAGAGGCTAAAGCCAAGGCCCGTGAACGCAAGGAGGCAATTCTTGCCCAGAAACAGCAGCAACAGAAAGATGGTTCTGATGATGTCTCTGCCTTAAAGCGTTTAAAGGATTCTCAGGATAAAGCCATTGCTATTGCAAGACATCAGGGTCATATTGAAAAACCTGCTCCAGAGGTTCCAGAGACCACCATTGAGCAGCAGGTTGCCAATGCCCAGCTTGAGGAGAAGGATATTCTGCCTCAGGTTCTGAAAAAGAACGCATCAGGACGGCTTGAGGAACTGAAGGTAATTCTTCATGAAGCTCCAGCTGTTCAGGCCCATGAGCTTAAACTTGTAGGACTTCCTCCTGATGACAGCCGTCAGAATCCTGAGCCTAAGAAGGTTATCCCTCAGGTTCTAATGTCTGCACAGGAAGAGAAGAAGGAAGTAAATATTCTACCGGAGATCTTCAGGAAAAAGACCTTACGCTCCAAACGTTAG